One segment of Mycobacteriales bacterium DNA contains the following:
- a CDS encoding S8 family serine peptidase, protein MLRRLLTAAALVAAGTAVPQAHAAGGDPLYQEQYALTQLHAPQAWTRAQGRGVVVAVVDSGVDLGHPDLRGRLVKGATFLRCGETSCGNGDWRSGPADRRKDAYGHGTHVAGAIVAGRNNGVGIVGIAPLAKVMPIKITDRQGNSSEHDVALAFRWAVRHGATVINASLGYPSSYTEVVAAAQYAVDHGVVVVASAGNRSEPTCLEPAAVPGVICVTATDRNEAPAAYSSGAVKDGMRSVAAPGGAGQPGSVYTVALPQLPVPACEERILSTWPRGDAGLGRCPGEGGYRFLSGTSLSSPYVAGVAALLLSQGRSAQNTVDVILKTARTPGVGPGVWTPQYGYGIADAGAAVRAPR, encoded by the coding sequence ATGCTCCGTCGCCTGCTCACCGCCGCCGCGCTCGTCGCGGCCGGGACCGCTGTGCCCCAGGCGCACGCGGCCGGTGGCGACCCGCTCTACCAGGAGCAGTACGCCCTCACGCAGCTCCACGCCCCCCAGGCCTGGACCAGGGCGCAGGGCAGGGGCGTCGTCGTCGCCGTCGTCGACTCCGGCGTCGACCTCGGCCACCCGGACCTGCGGGGCCGCCTCGTCAAGGGCGCGACGTTCCTCCGCTGCGGCGAGACCTCGTGCGGCAACGGCGACTGGAGGTCCGGCCCCGCCGACCGGCGCAAGGACGCGTACGGCCACGGCACGCACGTCGCCGGCGCGATCGTCGCGGGCCGGAACAACGGCGTGGGCATCGTCGGCATCGCGCCGCTCGCGAAGGTGATGCCGATCAAGATCACGGACCGCCAGGGCAACTCGAGCGAGCACGACGTCGCGCTCGCGTTCCGCTGGGCGGTCCGCCACGGCGCCACGGTGATCAACGCCTCGCTCGGCTACCCGTCGTCGTACACCGAGGTCGTCGCGGCGGCGCAGTACGCCGTCGACCACGGCGTCGTCGTCGTCGCGAGCGCCGGCAACCGGTCGGAGCCGACGTGCCTGGAGCCCGCGGCCGTGCCCGGCGTCATCTGCGTCACGGCGACCGACCGCAACGAGGCGCCGGCGGCGTACTCCTCCGGCGCGGTGAAGGACGGCATGCGCAGCGTCGCCGCGCCCGGCGGCGCCGGGCAGCCGGGCTCCGTGTACACGGTCGCGCTGCCGCAGCTACCGGTGCCGGCCTGCGAGGAGCGCATCCTCTCGACCTGGCCGCGCGGCGACGCGGGCCTGGGCCGCTGCCCCGGCGAGGGCGGCTACCGCTTCCTCTCCGGCACGTCGCTCTCCTCGCCCTACGTCGCGGGCGTCGCGGCGTTGCTGCTCTCGCAGGGACGCAGCGCGCAGAACACGGTCGACGTCATCCTGAAGACCGCGCGCACCCCGGGCGTCGGGCCCGGCGTGTGGACCCCGCAGTACGGCTACGGGATCGCCGACGCCGGCGCCGCGGTGCGCGCGCCCCGCTAG
- a CDS encoding DUF6308 family protein, which produces MQLCGGTLPIEDPEELLLAYVEPDGAYAYPAYDTLETNGSADLVDGDLLAPSLLGAHVDYARFVLLKRMLPTLRSGMGSLPATPLEDTDDAGIAAVARCFAVLDEPVYVRAGARGTIVSKVLHRKRPDLIPLYDSRIWTAYTVSGAIGRGSHRPWVEVMQALCHSMRADIRHNRAEFEALRATAAGQGARLTLLRILDILVWMSSEPPV; this is translated from the coding sequence ATGCAGCTCTGCGGCGGGACGTTGCCCATCGAGGACCCGGAGGAGCTGCTGCTGGCGTACGTCGAGCCGGACGGCGCCTACGCCTACCCGGCCTACGACACGCTGGAGACCAACGGCTCCGCGGACCTGGTCGACGGCGACCTGCTGGCGCCGAGCCTGCTCGGCGCGCACGTCGACTACGCGCGGTTCGTGCTGCTGAAGCGGATGCTGCCGACGCTGCGTTCGGGGATGGGGTCGCTGCCGGCGACGCCGCTGGAGGACACCGACGACGCGGGGATCGCGGCCGTCGCGCGCTGCTTCGCGGTGCTGGACGAGCCGGTCTACGTCCGGGCCGGGGCGCGCGGCACGATCGTGTCGAAGGTGCTGCACCGCAAGCGCCCCGACCTGATCCCGCTCTACGACTCCCGCATCTGGACCGCGTACACGGTCTCCGGCGCGATCGGCCGCGGCAGCCACCGGCCGTGGGTCGAGGTGATGCAGGCGCTCTGCCACTCGATGCGCGCCGACATCCGGCACAACCGCGCGGAGTTCGAGGCGTTGCGCGCGACCGCCGCCGGGCAGGGCGCGCGGCTGACGCTGCTGCGCATCCTCGACATCCTCGTCTGGATGTCGAGCGAGCCGCCGGTGTGA
- a CDS encoding amidohydrolase family protein, which translates to MRVFTAARVWPGGDAPVLADTAVVVDDAGVVVGIGPIDRLRVHSARVPTKWPWIGPGIVDAHVHLAFGTPVAMRSGGVVAVRDLGAPRDRAALWRAPHGDPVVAVAGPLLTGPGGYPSRSWGKDGFAAFVASPEEARAVVRDLADEVDVVKVALEPSGGAVPSLDEVRAAVDTAHSCGLAVTAHALTEEMVLRALDAEVDELCHTPSERLSPATVERIAAAGVPVVSTIETLGRRAARNAAALVAAGVTLRYGTDLGNSGTRPGADDRELRRLADAGLGNLGALRAATDGAAAAFGFPKEVTGRIEVGHRALAVILPGDPTVDLRVFRTPLGTF; encoded by the coding sequence GTGAGGGTGTTCACCGCCGCCCGCGTCTGGCCGGGCGGCGACGCGCCGGTGCTGGCGGACACGGCGGTCGTCGTGGACGACGCCGGCGTGGTGGTGGGCATCGGCCCGATCGACCGGCTCCGGGTGCACAGCGCGCGGGTGCCGACGAAGTGGCCGTGGATCGGCCCGGGGATCGTGGACGCGCACGTGCACCTGGCGTTCGGGACGCCGGTCGCGATGCGCTCCGGCGGCGTCGTCGCCGTCCGCGACCTCGGCGCGCCGCGGGACCGCGCGGCGTTGTGGCGGGCACCGCACGGCGACCCGGTGGTCGCGGTCGCGGGGCCGCTGCTGACCGGGCCGGGCGGCTACCCGTCGCGGTCGTGGGGGAAGGACGGGTTCGCGGCGTTCGTCGCGTCGCCGGAGGAGGCGCGCGCGGTCGTGCGCGACCTGGCGGACGAGGTGGACGTCGTCAAGGTCGCGCTGGAGCCGTCCGGCGGCGCGGTGCCGTCGCTGGACGAGGTGCGCGCCGCCGTCGACACCGCGCACTCGTGCGGGCTCGCCGTCACCGCGCACGCGCTGACCGAGGAGATGGTGCTGCGCGCGCTCGACGCCGAGGTGGACGAGCTCTGCCACACCCCGTCCGAACGCCTCTCGCCCGCCACGGTCGAACGGATCGCGGCGGCGGGCGTGCCGGTCGTGTCGACCATCGAGACGCTCGGCCGCCGCGCCGCCCGCAACGCCGCCGCGCTCGTCGCCGCCGGGGTGACGTTGCGGTACGGCACCGACCTCGGCAACAGCGGCACCCGCCCCGGCGCCGACGACCGCGAGCTGCGCCGCCTCGCCGACGCGGGCCTGGGGAACCTCGGCGCGCTGCGCGCGGCCACCGACGGCGCGGCGGCGGCGTTCGGGTTCCCCAAGGAGGTCACCGGGCGGATCGAGGTCGGGCACCGCGCGCTCGCGGTGATCCTGCCGGGCGACCCGACCGTGGACCTGCGGGTGTTCCGGACGCCGTTGGGGACGTTCTGA
- a CDS encoding NUDIX hydrolase, whose amino-acid sequence MGVVVAVVLLVVAVGSYVTWTAGRLDRLTARVESAWNALDAQLVRRAAAASDLAAHLRRRRLVDEEVALALQHAAAATRGASEEREARENELSRAVRDVLEAVDGRGGKTEALADELRTAGTRVRLARQFYNDAVRDNLTRRRRWLPRLLTVRHRDEPRRTFFEIDDSPAADALAGT is encoded by the coding sequence GTGGGCGTGGTCGTCGCGGTGGTCCTGCTCGTCGTCGCCGTCGGCTCCTACGTCACCTGGACCGCCGGCCGGCTGGACCGGCTCACCGCCCGCGTCGAGTCCGCGTGGAACGCCCTCGACGCCCAGCTCGTCCGCCGCGCCGCCGCCGCGAGCGACCTGGCCGCGCACCTGCGGCGCCGCCGGCTGGTGGACGAGGAGGTCGCGCTCGCGTTGCAGCACGCGGCGGCCGCCACGCGCGGCGCGTCCGAGGAGCGCGAGGCCAGGGAGAACGAGCTCTCCCGCGCGGTCCGCGACGTCCTGGAGGCGGTCGACGGGCGCGGCGGGAAGACCGAGGCGCTGGCCGACGAGCTGCGCACCGCGGGGACGCGGGTGCGGCTGGCCCGGCAGTTCTACAACGACGCGGTGCGCGACAACCTGACCCGCCGCCGCCGGTGGCTGCCCCGGCTGCTCACCGTCCGGCACCGCGACGAGCCGCGGCGGACGTTCTTCGAGATCGACGACTCGCCCGCCGCGGACGCGCTCGCCGGCACCTGA
- a CDS encoding ABC transporter ATP-binding protein: MPQDAAAVVRGLRRSFGRVTALDGVDVEVRPGEVFGLLGPNGAGKSTFVRCLVGLLAPDAGTVTLLGHDLARERGVAPRAAAYLAQEEAALADLTVALAVELTGRLRGLPRRAARGERDALLDELGLAPLAARPLARLSGGQRRLAAVATALAAGRPLLVLDEPTTGLDTNARRAVWAALDRRRAGGTTVVLVTHNVLEAETVLDRVAVFDRGRVIACDTPGRLKAAVSDEVRLDLVWRADPPLDDETVAALAARADVSGRRWRTRLPAAEARAALARLTTGPAFAALDDFTLATPTLEDVYLALGGRDDDLERA; this comes from the coding sequence ATGCCGCAGGACGCCGCCGCGGTCGTGCGCGGGCTGCGCCGGTCGTTCGGCCGCGTCACGGCCCTCGACGGCGTCGACGTGGAGGTGCGGCCGGGCGAAGTCTTCGGCCTGCTCGGCCCGAACGGCGCCGGCAAGAGCACGTTCGTCCGCTGCCTGGTGGGGCTGCTCGCGCCCGACGCGGGGACGGTGACGCTGCTCGGCCACGACCTGGCCCGCGAACGCGGCGTCGCGCCGCGCGCGGCGGCGTACCTGGCGCAGGAGGAGGCGGCGCTCGCCGACCTCACGGTCGCGCTCGCGGTGGAGCTGACCGGGCGGCTGCGCGGGCTGCCGCGGCGGGCCGCGCGCGGGGAGCGGGACGCGTTGCTGGACGAGCTCGGCCTGGCGCCGCTGGCCGCGCGGCCGCTGGCGCGGCTCTCCGGCGGGCAGCGCCGGCTCGCGGCGGTGGCGACCGCGCTCGCGGCCGGGCGGCCGTTGCTGGTGCTCGACGAGCCGACGACCGGCCTGGACACCAACGCCCGCCGCGCGGTGTGGGCGGCCCTGGACCGGCGCCGCGCGGGCGGCACGACGGTCGTGCTGGTGACGCACAACGTCCTGGAGGCCGAGACGGTGCTGGACCGGGTGGCGGTGTTCGACCGCGGCCGGGTCATCGCGTGCGACACGCCGGGGCGGCTGAAGGCGGCGGTGTCCGACGAGGTCCGGCTCGACCTGGTGTGGCGCGCCGACCCGCCGCTGGACGACGAGACGGTGGCCGCGCTGGCGGCACGCGCCGACGTCAGCGGCCGCCGCTGGCGCACCCGCCTCCCCGCCGCGGAGGCGCGGGCGGCGCTGGCGCGGCTGACGACGGGGCCGGCGTTCGCGGCGCTGGACGACTTCACGCTGGCCACGCCGACGCTGGAGGACGTGTACCTCGCGCTCGGCGGCCGCGACGACGACCTGGAACGCGCGTGA